The following proteins come from a genomic window of Candidatus Krumholzibacteriia bacterium:
- a CDS encoding FlgD immunoglobulin-like domain containing protein, with the protein MTFARTFTLLLSLTTIAFAYDSEWPPLKDPDASDPTPAPGLEMGHIAITIPTEFGAWFQHIHINDWGEFPLGVAFGDLEGADEQQDLDLVLYMRDEIVLCARLDVDFQTETGVLTPLWCWKVPGAPADPPSASHTGNFATNPVIWDLNSDGECEVILVAPKQLDGGDWGRAIYVLKSDPDGVPGDFSVPPPMILAESPAGTYSQTSEVLDRIGICKVRDGDSPRNIVSNDHSGVSLSIWSLASNGQGGSYLDMLHRVEWSPPKTHEYNWLDVDGDGFDEFFWDGILDFVDAGPDSAEPSNPDDPLAGVWRWRSGIGENWNHQDQMFGFDFDPDHPGLEIVSLPEFDWIDLDGIPRRAVDTLWDLDGNILRENADCPHHHLQAAYCGNWTESRDGFEIIFVPKSFSAPTVGGGETWLAGAFSVDIQQEELTLDGAYWKVADLGYPGNHPKRASGPAKEMAPIDWDGDRNRDEILNECWECFYIWRMGEKGDWGEQPPSGMPDEQEVQNPWTEEGYEVWWDFYQGYNGNEVDSKGWNHGGAGLYTHYFEKLGEAYPGHASYILTAYDAGKDYREEALAVTPLAVNVYFNRRPIPAGHQAASPNTDPDYRLFRMAGMNWPYAYAPSDITGVDDSTPSAPTVARLHPNHPNPFNPQTTLQFTLTEAIEIRLAVYDLRGRFLALLATGPWGAGTHAITWDACNAQGREMASGVYQARLTAGGVVESQKLVLVR; encoded by the coding sequence TTGACCTTCGCCCGCACTTTCACCTTGCTTCTGTCCCTGACCACGATTGCCTTTGCCTACGACAGCGAATGGCCCCCCCTTAAGGATCCCGACGCCAGCGACCCCACGCCTGCTCCGGGTCTTGAGATGGGGCACATCGCAATCACGATTCCGACCGAGTTCGGAGCCTGGTTCCAGCACATACACATCAACGACTGGGGTGAGTTTCCTCTCGGCGTGGCTTTTGGCGACCTCGAGGGTGCTGACGAACAGCAGGATCTGGATCTTGTCCTCTACATGCGCGACGAGATTGTACTCTGCGCACGCCTCGATGTGGACTTCCAGACCGAGACCGGCGTGCTCACGCCGCTCTGGTGCTGGAAGGTGCCGGGCGCCCCGGCCGACCCACCCTCCGCTTCTCACACAGGCAATTTCGCCACCAATCCCGTGATCTGGGATCTGAATAGCGACGGTGAGTGCGAGGTAATCCTGGTGGCGCCCAAGCAACTCGACGGCGGTGACTGGGGCCGGGCGATCTACGTGCTGAAGAGCGACCCCGACGGGGTGCCCGGCGATTTCAGCGTGCCGCCGCCGATGATACTGGCCGAGAGTCCCGCAGGAACCTACAGTCAGACCTCGGAGGTGCTCGACCGCATTGGAATCTGCAAGGTCCGGGACGGGGACTCGCCCAGAAACATCGTTTCCAACGACCACAGTGGCGTCTCGCTGAGCATCTGGTCCCTTGCATCCAACGGCCAGGGCGGTTCATATCTGGATATGCTGCATCGCGTCGAATGGTCGCCTCCCAAGACCCACGAGTACAACTGGCTGGACGTCGACGGCGATGGTTTCGACGAGTTTTTCTGGGACGGCATTCTGGACTTCGTGGATGCCGGTCCCGACAGTGCCGAGCCCTCCAACCCCGACGACCCACTGGCCGGTGTCTGGCGCTGGCGCAGTGGCATCGGTGAGAACTGGAACCATCAAGACCAGATGTTCGGCTTCGATTTCGATCCCGACCACCCCGGCCTGGAGATTGTCAGTCTGCCGGAATTTGACTGGATCGACCTCGATGGCATCCCGCGCCGCGCCGTGGACACGCTTTGGGACCTAGACGGCAACATCCTGCGCGAGAACGCAGACTGCCCCCACCACCATCTCCAGGCCGCCTACTGTGGCAACTGGACCGAGAGCCGCGACGGCTTCGAGATCATCTTCGTTCCAAAGAGTTTCAGCGCTCCCACCGTAGGTGGCGGCGAGACATGGCTGGCCGGTGCCTTCTCCGTGGACATCCAGCAGGAGGAACTGACCCTCGATGGTGCCTATTGGAAGGTGGCCGATCTGGGTTATCCCGGCAATCACCCCAAGCGCGCCAGTGGCCCCGCGAAGGAGATGGCTCCCATCGACTGGGATGGAGACCGCAACCGCGACGAGATCCTCAACGAGTGCTGGGAGTGTTTCTACATCTGGAGAATGGGCGAGAAAGGCGATTGGGGCGAACAGCCTCCATCCGGCATGCCAGACGAGCAGGAAGTCCAGAATCCATGGACCGAGGAGGGCTACGAGGTCTGGTGGGATTTCTACCAGGGTTACAATGGCAATGAGGTAGATAGCAAGGGCTGGAATCACGGTGGAGCCGGTCTCTACACCCATTACTTCGAGAAACTGGGCGAGGCCTATCCCGGCCACGCTAGCTATATCCTGACCGCCTATGATGCCGGGAAAGACTACCGCGAGGAGGCGCTCGCCGTCACGCCGCTGGCGGTGAACGTCTACTTCAACCGCAGACCAATTCCCGCCGGGCATCAGGCAGCGTCGCCCAATACGGATCCGGACTATCGCCTGTTCCGCATGGCCGGCATGAACTGGCCGTATGCTTACGCGCCCTCGGACATCACCGGAGTGGACGACAGCACGCCATCGGCGCCGACAGTCGCCCGACTGCACCCGAACCACCCGAACCCGTTCAACCCCCAGACCACACTGCAGTTCACGCTCACCGAAGCGATCGAGATCCGGCTGGCGGTCTACGACCTGCGCGGGCGGTTCCTAGCCCTTCTGGCGACCGGGCCCTGGGGTGCTGGCACCCATGCGATCACCTGGGACGCTTGCAATGCTCAGGGACGGGAGATGGCGTCGGGGGTCTACCAGGCGCGCTTGACCGCAGGTGGTGTCGTGGAGAGTCAGAAGCTGGTGCTCGTGCGTTGA
- a CDS encoding FlgD immunoglobulin-like domain containing protein, whose product MKTMRTLSALLLLTVVLLAGNMGEALAGANETPGRGFKPHCFGSYSTNLFEFGGTDIGIFKTYVTGLQHYAQGAAYSDATLDLTSGGAGISNFFTFCTDKKHDVMLVTAHGINAPATLIEQYIKTPAGLAARDSVFTYWNGILAAGSIQKGNWAGYYSIDATQAFYTNYFQTPQAFAWWATCWSSLLSMTASTEARCYLGYNQVVASSKCYCDERDILKKMNGFSGQALRPLGPAYAGINGRCTPGGANLIAQGKLNTTLSPSVTGNAPQHIVCEFTPGFVSFDTSLDVTRPPSSVVVASGDGLLINHQWIGDDFIIFDVLPLVPTPFIVYNVIENMARSKANIARLDGNTDPPVNALGPNRDDYVWYTFCPSGVPSLNVLDPICVVPVISGDSVTVVTPVGNNSLDQNLTVTMTLEDELGWYNGGPLVLNIPAGEALIPEWELYVPPMLPSEVTNPIFIFAEASDSILGFATEELVVRPSVGATFASSAYGHPLEVQPTPLDIRIENFTESTLNFENVIYESDSGAGWQVFPEDPEFATIGPREVFYDQIYFMPPEGALPGDSAPLVFSAEINGNPTQIQVGELKVGVPIEIVVLELVGFVPGNSSASMTFSLTNNTTSIGLFDLNVEANNSLGLPTDVLVPPFIEAGETVACSLFVAIPNDPELVGLTGTIDLNFIDCCGFNFEESLNFIISPAVEIIPLFLEVSFPLITGGSQAESFPLPCTLVNRSEVDLVCHLETDSPEVPLVPIEIVELVLISETPFEVPLRAILPVNTAPGRYQAEIRVSSNDEGPRGIGDTTFEFEIEVSNPVVVDMHSRGAAGEAGETVIVGATIHNLREDAPMSGAYEWSDERDWLLGDLIGSYNLPPGGSDSLVVELLLPLNFSAAADSDSVTLRADMVYDSGSTSESWASIRVIVLADSLTSVPEDGVPTLERLESVYPNPFNPQTRILFHLVEAGRIEIAVVDIEGRRIRVLEKGEREAGSHEIEWDGRDGDGRTVASGVYFVVLTTRDGRHSSKAILLK is encoded by the coding sequence ATGAAAACGATGCGAACTCTAAGCGCGCTGCTTCTGCTCACCGTAGTCCTCTTGGCGGGGAATATGGGCGAGGCTCTGGCCGGCGCGAATGAAACGCCGGGCAGGGGTTTCAAGCCCCATTGCTTCGGCTCCTACTCCACCAACCTCTTCGAGTTTGGCGGAACCGATATCGGCATCTTCAAGACCTATGTGACGGGGTTACAGCACTACGCCCAGGGCGCCGCCTACTCCGACGCGACCTTGGATCTGACTTCCGGCGGGGCAGGCATCTCCAACTTCTTCACGTTCTGCACGGACAAGAAACACGACGTGATGCTCGTGACCGCCCACGGTATCAACGCCCCCGCGACGCTGATCGAGCAGTACATCAAGACGCCGGCGGGTCTCGCCGCGCGCGATTCCGTTTTCACTTACTGGAACGGTATCCTTGCGGCCGGTTCCATCCAGAAAGGCAACTGGGCCGGCTACTACTCCATCGATGCAACCCAGGCGTTCTACACGAACTACTTCCAGACACCCCAGGCCTTTGCATGGTGGGCCACCTGCTGGTCGAGCCTGCTCAGCATGACGGCCTCCACCGAAGCCCGATGCTATCTCGGCTACAACCAGGTAGTCGCAAGCAGCAAGTGCTACTGCGACGAGCGGGACATTCTAAAGAAGATGAACGGGTTCAGCGGCCAGGCGTTACGGCCGCTCGGGCCCGCCTACGCGGGCATCAACGGCCGCTGTACACCCGGCGGCGCGAACCTGATCGCTCAGGGCAAACTGAACACGACCCTGTCACCCTCTGTCACAGGCAACGCTCCCCAACATATCGTCTGCGAGTTTACTCCCGGATTCGTCTCCTTCGACACGAGCCTGGACGTCACCCGGCCCCCCAGCTCAGTGGTGGTCGCAAGTGGCGACGGCTTGCTCATCAACCATCAATGGATAGGCGACGACTTCATCATTTTCGACGTTCTTCCCCTCGTCCCCACTCCGTTCATCGTATATAACGTCATCGAGAACATGGCGCGGAGCAAGGCGAACATCGCGCGCCTGGACGGCAATACGGACCCACCTGTCAATGCTCTCGGCCCCAACCGCGACGACTACGTCTGGTATACCTTTTGCCCCTCCGGCGTTCCTTCCCTCAATGTTCTCGATCCTATTTGCGTCGTCCCCGTGATCTCCGGGGATTCCGTCACGGTCGTGACGCCCGTGGGCAACAACTCTCTCGATCAGAATCTGACCGTGACCATGACCCTGGAAGATGAACTCGGCTGGTACAATGGGGGTCCCCTCGTCCTGAACATCCCGGCCGGCGAGGCCCTAATCCCCGAGTGGGAACTTTACGTTCCCCCGATGCTGCCTTCAGAAGTCACAAATCCCATTTTCATATTTGCGGAGGCTTCTGATAGTATTTTGGGGTTTGCGACAGAGGAATTAGTGGTGCGGCCTTCTGTCGGAGCGACTTTCGCCAGTTCTGCCTATGGCCATCCTTTAGAAGTCCAGCCTACCCCGCTGGACATCCGCATAGAGAATTTCACCGAGAGCACCCTCAATTTCGAGAACGTCATCTATGAATCCGACAGCGGCGCTGGCTGGCAGGTCTTCCCCGAGGACCCGGAGTTTGCGACGATCGGGCCGCGTGAAGTTTTCTACGACCAGATCTACTTCATGCCCCCGGAGGGGGCGCTCCCCGGCGACAGCGCGCCTCTGGTTTTCTCCGCAGAGATCAACGGCAATCCCACTCAAATTCAGGTGGGCGAACTCAAAGTCGGCGTTCCGATCGAAATAGTAGTCCTTGAGCTGGTGGGATTCGTGCCGGGCAACTCCTCAGCCAGTATGACCTTTAGTCTCACCAACAATACTACTTCGATTGGTCTGTTTGATTTGAATGTGGAGGCGAACAACAGCCTCGGACTGCCCACAGATGTGCTCGTTCCGCCATTCATCGAAGCGGGGGAGACGGTAGCGTGTAGTCTCTTCGTCGCTATTCCGAACGATCCTGAGCTTGTCGGATTAACCGGCACGATCGATCTGAACTTCATTGATTGCTGCGGTTTTAATTTTGAGGAATCTCTCAACTTCATCATCTCCCCGGCTGTGGAAATCATACCCCTCTTCCTGGAGGTTTCATTTCCCCTGATCACGGGCGGTTCCCAGGCAGAGTCCTTCCCTCTGCCCTGCACATTAGTGAACCGATCCGAAGTGGACCTGGTGTGCCATTTGGAGACGGACTCCCCGGAAGTTCCGCTCGTGCCGATCGAGATCGTGGAATTAGTCCTGATCTCCGAGACGCCTTTTGAGGTCCCTCTCCGGGCTATTTTGCCCGTGAACACGGCGCCTGGGAGATATCAGGCGGAAATCCGCGTATCTTCGAACGATGAGGGTCCCCGGGGAATCGGGGATACAACCTTCGAGTTCGAGATCGAGGTTTCCAATCCCGTCGTCGTGGATATGCACTCGCGCGGCGCAGCGGGTGAGGCAGGCGAGACCGTGATCGTCGGTGCAACGATCCACAACCTACGAGAGGATGCGCCCATGAGTGGCGCCTATGAGTGGTCCGATGAGCGTGACTGGCTACTCGGTGATCTGATCGGTAGCTATAACCTGCCTCCGGGCGGAAGTGACTCTCTTGTGGTCGAACTGCTGTTACCATTGAATTTCTCGGCGGCAGCCGACTCCGATTCGGTCACCCTGCGTGCGGACATGGTCTACGACTCGGGAAGCACCTCTGAGAGCTGGGCTTCCATCCGGGTGATTGTCCTCGCGGATAGCCTCACCTCGGTGCCCGAAGATGGAGTCCCCACCCTTGAGCGACTCGAATCGGTCTATCCGAATCCCTTCAATCCCCAAACGAGGATTCTCTTCCATCTGGTCGAGGCGGGCAGGATTGAAATTGCAGTCGTGGATATTGAGGGTCGCAGAATCCGGGTTCTTGAGAAGGGGGAACGGGAGGCTGGCTCCCATGAGATCGAATGGGACGGGCGGGACGGCGACGGGAGGACCGTTGCCAGCGGTGTCTATTTCGTGGTGCTGACAACGCGAGATGGCCGCCACAGCTCGAAAGCAATCCTCCTGAAGTAG